In Thermodesulfovibrionales bacterium, a single window of DNA contains:
- a CDS encoding ABC transporter ATP-binding protein: protein MEDIISLREISYSYYGKIPAVCDISLGIKEGERFAIIGANGSGKSTLLQIMNGLIRQSEGSYFFRGNEITPQTLRDKGFLRFFRGCVGYVFQDSDVQLFCPTVLDELLYGPLQLAIDEKKALERAFEIMQMLNIESLKDRPSYMLSGGEKKRVAIGSVLTMNPEVLLLDEPTNGLDPRTQCFLVELLLALHEAGKTIVVATHDLSLVDELHARVAVLSEDHRIVATGNAHDILRDDQLLLNVNLIHEHIHFHGSSSHSHLHSHYLFHRHQNSE, encoded by the coding sequence ATGGAAGATATCATAAGTCTAAGAGAGATAAGCTACAGTTATTATGGCAAGATCCCCGCTGTCTGTGACATAAGCCTTGGCATCAAAGAGGGAGAGAGATTTGCCATTATCGGAGCCAACGGGAGCGGCAAGTCTACTCTCCTGCAGATCATGAACGGACTGATACGGCAATCTGAGGGGAGTTATTTTTTCAGAGGGAATGAGATAACACCGCAGACCTTAAGGGACAAGGGCTTTCTGCGGTTCTTTCGAGGGTGTGTCGGCTATGTGTTCCAGGACTCGGATGTTCAACTCTTCTGCCCCACCGTCCTCGATGAGCTCCTCTACGGCCCTCTTCAATTGGCGATTGATGAAAAGAAGGCATTGGAGAGGGCGTTTGAGATCATGCAGATGCTGAATATAGAGAGCCTGAAAGACAGACCTTCCTACATGCTCTCAGGAGGCGAGAAGAAGCGGGTCGCCATTGGTTCGGTGCTGACCATGAACCCGGAAGTCTTGCTCCTCGATGAGCCAACAAATGGCCTTGACCCCAGAACTCAGTGTTTCCTCGTCGAGCTGCTCCTTGCCCTCCATGAGGCGGGCAAGACGATCGTGGTCGCGACGCATGACCTGTCCTTGGTTGATGAACTCCATGCGCGGGTTGCCGTCCTCTCGGAGGATCACCGAATCGTGGCAACAGGGAATGCCCACGATATCCTGAGGGACGACCAGCTGCTCCTGAATGTGAATCTTATCCATGAGCATATCCATTTTCACGGGTCTTCTTCCCACAGCCACCTTCATTCTCACTATCTCTTCCACCGGCACCAGAATAGCGAATAA
- the cbiQ gene encoding cobalt ECF transporter T component CbiQ, which yields MKSKIPSFLLERPSSGSFTPGEGSLKIPFIERGIHHLADVIKTGYIQWETASKDNFFQRIDPRIKVLFLLYFIIIVSLKKDILPEVLTGVFIFILMLISRLNILSLYKRVFFIGFFFGFLVALPSSCNVITRGELILPIIHLSRPYDFWVYRIPQEIGFTREGLYGLIMLTFRVMNSLALSFFVIYTTPFPEIMKALKVLKVPDAFIMIITLSYKYMFIFAKTVEDMHLAKKSRLAGHTSDKEARQWIAGRIAFMFKKTRKRCEEIFDAMLSRGFSEDIKIYGVRKFFPRDWYAGAVLFLAGILFLWM from the coding sequence ATGAAAAGTAAGATACCTTCATTTCTTTTGGAGAGGCCCTCCTCTGGTTCCTTCACGCCAGGTGAGGGGAGCCTTAAAATCCCTTTTATTGAGAGGGGCATACACCATCTGGCGGATGTCATCAAGACCGGATACATCCAGTGGGAAACTGCCTCAAAGGACAACTTCTTTCAGAGGATCGATCCCCGGATAAAAGTCCTCTTCCTTCTTTATTTCATAATTATCGTAAGTCTGAAAAAGGACATTCTTCCGGAAGTTTTGACAGGTGTCTTTATTTTCATTCTCATGCTGATTTCCCGGCTGAATATCTTGAGCCTCTACAAACGGGTTTTCTTCATCGGCTTCTTTTTTGGTTTTCTCGTTGCGCTTCCCTCTTCATGCAATGTCATCACAAGGGGTGAGCTGATTCTTCCGATAATTCACCTGTCAAGACCTTATGATTTTTGGGTCTACCGGATACCACAGGAAATTGGTTTCACAAGAGAAGGACTTTACGGTCTCATAATGCTTACCTTTCGGGTCATGAACTCGTTGGCGCTCTCTTTCTTTGTGATATATACAACTCCCTTCCCCGAGATAATGAAAGCCCTCAAGGTCCTGAAAGTGCCCGACGCCTTTATCATGATAATAACGCTTTCCTACAAGTACATGTTCATATTTGCAAAGACGGTTGAAGACATGCACCTTGCAAAGAAAAGCAGATTGGCCGGGCATACGAGCGATAAAGAGGCCCGGCAATGGATAGCAGGAAGAATCGCCTTCATGTTCAAGAAGACCCGGAAAAGGTGCGAAGAGATCTTCGACGCCATGTTGAGCAGGGGCTTTTCTGAAGACATTAAAATATATGGTGTGAGAAAGTTTTTTCCGCGTGACTGGTATGCTGGCGCAGTCCTCTTCCTGGCCGGTATCCTGTTTTTGTGGATGTGA
- a CDS encoding TonB-dependent receptor encodes MSFFFVSFAFAGGIQTLDVVEVTDSTENLVGTADSANEGTVPREQIEARPVYRIGELMEVTPGLIVSQHSGEAKANQYYLRGMNLDHGTDLRITVDGMVVNERTHGHGQGYADLNFMIPELISSLQYRKGPYYAAYGDFASAGAVDINYVNSLPKGIASGTVGQDNYQRALLADAFKVGPGNLLFALEAVHSDGPWDNHEDLRKYNGVLRYSVRDEQNGFNITAMAYNGKDNATNQVAERAVGEGLISRFGTLNPTDYVDATRYSLSGAWQRTVGNSITKVNAYTIVNHLALFSDFTYFLNDPVNGDQFEQSDRRVTNAVNASQTWLSTWAGRQMENTIGLQLQNDNIFVGLDNTKDRQVLSVVRFDHVVENSAGLYFENSLQWFEKFRTVAGIRGDFYHFKVASDNPANSGTKNDSIASPKLNMIFGPWVKTEFFINLGEGFHSNDARGTTITVVPGTGVDANLPAQKVTPLVRSKGYETGARTAIIPGLQSSLTFFVLKFDSELVFAGDAGTTEAGRPSRRRGFEFANYYKPTPWLTIDADFAYTWARFTEPDPDPSVHGDHIPGAPEGVGSFSATVDNLGPWFGSLQLRYLGPRPLIEDNSVRSGSSTTLNGRIGYKFTKNLMAYLEGFNILDAKVSNIDYYYTSRLPGEPAEGVADIHFKPMEPRTFRISVIYNF; translated from the coding sequence ATGAGCTTTTTTTTTGTCTCCTTTGCCTTCGCCGGAGGGATACAGACACTGGACGTAGTGGAGGTAACGGACTCCACGGAAAATCTTGTCGGAACCGCAGACTCGGCAAATGAGGGGACCGTTCCGCGGGAGCAGATTGAGGCCCGCCCGGTGTACCGGATAGGGGAGCTGATGGAGGTGACCCCGGGGCTGATCGTCTCTCAGCACAGCGGCGAGGCAAAGGCAAACCAATACTACCTCCGGGGAATGAACCTCGACCACGGTACGGATTTAAGGATCACCGTTGACGGCATGGTGGTCAACGAGCGCACTCACGGGCATGGGCAGGGGTATGCCGATCTGAATTTCATGATACCGGAACTCATCAGCAGCCTGCAGTACAGAAAGGGGCCGTACTATGCCGCTTACGGAGACTTTGCCTCTGCCGGCGCCGTAGACATCAACTACGTAAACTCCCTGCCTAAGGGGATCGCAAGCGGAACCGTGGGGCAGGATAACTACCAGAGGGCCCTCCTTGCCGATGCATTCAAAGTCGGACCCGGAAATCTGCTCTTTGCTCTGGAAGCCGTCCACAGTGACGGTCCCTGGGATAATCATGAAGACCTGAGAAAGTATAACGGAGTGCTGCGCTATAGCGTTAGGGACGAACAGAACGGCTTCAACATTACCGCTATGGCATACAACGGAAAGGATAACGCGACCAATCAGGTTGCAGAACGCGCCGTGGGTGAAGGACTGATTTCACGCTTCGGTACCCTGAACCCCACCGATTATGTGGATGCGACCCGGTACAGTCTCTCCGGCGCATGGCAGCGCACCGTGGGTAATTCCATCACCAAAGTCAATGCATATACGATCGTCAATCATCTTGCCCTGTTTTCCGATTTTACCTATTTTCTCAACGACCCTGTCAACGGCGACCAGTTCGAGCAGTCCGACAGGCGTGTCACAAACGCAGTGAATGCCAGCCAGACCTGGCTCTCCACCTGGGCTGGGCGTCAGATGGAAAATACCATCGGCCTTCAGTTACAAAACGACAATATCTTTGTCGGCCTCGACAATACCAAAGACCGGCAGGTCCTTTCGGTGGTACGGTTTGACCACGTTGTTGAGAACAGCGCGGGACTGTATTTCGAGAACAGCCTCCAGTGGTTTGAAAAATTTCGCACGGTGGCGGGAATACGGGGCGACTTCTACCACTTTAAAGTTGCCAGCGACAACCCCGCAAACTCAGGGACAAAGAATGATAGCATCGCAAGCCCGAAGCTGAACATGATATTCGGGCCCTGGGTCAAGACCGAGTTCTTCATCAATCTGGGCGAAGGGTTCCACAGCAATGATGCCCGGGGTACCACGATAACAGTAGTGCCGGGGACAGGAGTCGACGCGAACCTTCCCGCGCAAAAGGTTACGCCCCTGGTGCGCTCAAAAGGATATGAAACAGGGGCGCGCACCGCGATCATCCCGGGACTTCAGAGCTCTTTAACCTTCTTCGTTTTGAAATTCGACTCGGAGTTGGTATTTGCCGGAGATGCAGGCACCACAGAGGCGGGCAGGCCCAGCCGCAGGCGGGGTTTTGAATTCGCGAATTACTACAAACCAACCCCCTGGCTCACCATAGATGCCGATTTCGCTTACACGTGGGCTCGCTTTACGGAGCCGGACCCCGATCCTTCCGTGCATGGTGACCATATCCCCGGTGCACCGGAAGGAGTGGGCTCGTTCAGCGCAACCGTAGACAATCTCGGACCCTGGTTCGGCAGTTTGCAGTTGCGCTATCTCGGACCCCGCCCGCTCATCGAGGACAACAGCGTGCGCTCAGGTAGTTCCACGACGCTGAACGGCAGAATAGGCTATAAATTCACCAAAAACCTGATGGCCTATCTTGAAGGGTTCAATATCCTCGACGCCAAGGTCAGCAACATTGATTACTATTATACCTCCAGATTGCCTGGAGAGCCTGCTGAAGGGGTGGCCGATATCCATTTCAAGCCGATGGAGCCGCGCACCTTCCGGATAAGTGTAATATATAATTTTTAG
- a CDS encoding energy transducer TonB: MTEHVEPPNSIDAQIIEMKMPEKRIVVPVQPVRKAVSRTAPSQIPAPMRQPVTLGDTQSKPAEKPVMQPALPSTPAVSLPETNLPAGNQPSSVLIPPRGTSERGMLPKGTTGESISPPQFGAAYLNNPKPLYPASARRMGMEGTVMLKVLVSRDGGAVKIEIAQSSGHEILDKAAAEAVKNWRFVPARQGDSPLEEWVQVPVAFRLKK, translated from the coding sequence ATGACGGAGCACGTTGAGCCGCCAAACAGCATAGACGCACAGATTATCGAGATGAAAATGCCGGAAAAACGTATTGTTGTTCCTGTGCAGCCGGTGAGAAAGGCTGTGTCCAGAACGGCTCCGTCCCAAATACCGGCCCCAATGCGACAACCCGTAACTCTGGGAGACACCCAGTCGAAGCCTGCAGAAAAGCCTGTCATGCAGCCGGCGCTTCCCTCAACTCCTGCCGTTTCACTTCCTGAAACAAATCTGCCTGCCGGCAATCAACCGTCATCAGTGCTCATTCCGCCACGAGGCACGTCAGAACGCGGTATGCTGCCCAAGGGTACGACAGGTGAGTCTATCTCCCCTCCACAATTTGGCGCCGCGTATTTGAATAATCCAAAACCTCTTTATCCCGCTTCTGCGAGACGAATGGGAATGGAAGGGACTGTTATGCTAAAAGTCTTGGTAAGTCGAGATGGAGGTGCGGTCAAAATTGAGATAGCTCAGTCTTCCGGGCACGAAATTCTGGATAAGGCGGCTGCTGAAGCAGTGAAAAACTGGCGTTTTGTACCGGCACGACAGGGAGATTCTCCGCTGGAGGAGTGGGTACAGGTGCCTGTGGCATTTCGTTTGAAAAAATGA
- a CDS encoding PDGLE domain-containing protein, whose product MTQSQKKLWIGLFIMALLTPIGVILPEKFKAGGAWGEWGPGELEKLLGYAPEGLKRLADLWKAPLPDYNFGGEGASMTVQVISYIASGLIGILVVGLVIYVISRVIAKDEK is encoded by the coding sequence ATGACACAATCACAGAAGAAACTCTGGATAGGTCTTTTCATTATGGCGCTTCTTACGCCTATAGGGGTCATCCTGCCTGAAAAATTCAAGGCCGGCGGCGCCTGGGGCGAGTGGGGGCCGGGGGAGCTCGAAAAACTTCTCGGTTACGCGCCTGAAGGATTAAAGAGATTGGCCGACCTCTGGAAAGCGCCTCTCCCCGATTACAACTTCGGCGGAGAAGGCGCTTCCATGACCGTTCAGGTGATTTCTTACATAGCGTCAGGTCTTATTGGAATACTGGTGGTGGGTCTTGTGATATATGTAATTTCGCGGGTAATTGCAAAAGATGAAAAGTAA
- a CDS encoding biopolymer transporter ExbD, giving the protein MKIRRSRRSRRGRIEIIPMIDVMFFLLATFMLASLSLQNLHSLPVNLPQGKAAPIRARGPVTLTITKDGAILLDSTPVSLESLSGTLKSMLRSPNDHIIVAADSKASHGVVAQAMLRARAAGAEHFIIAVKYNE; this is encoded by the coding sequence ATGAAGATACGCAGGTCCCGGCGGTCCAGGCGCGGCCGGATAGAAATTATTCCCATGATCGACGTGATGTTCTTTCTCCTGGCGACCTTTATGCTCGCATCACTCTCACTTCAGAATCTCCATTCCCTGCCGGTGAACCTGCCCCAGGGCAAGGCGGCGCCGATCCGGGCCAGGGGTCCCGTCACTCTCACCATCACCAAAGATGGGGCAATTCTGCTGGACAGCACCCCTGTGAGTCTGGAGAGCCTATCCGGAACCCTGAAGTCGATGCTCAGGAGCCCGAATGACCACATCATTGTTGCCGCAGACAGCAAGGCATCTCACGGCGTCGTTGCCCAGGCCATGCTGCGTGCCAGGGCAGCCGGGGCAGAGCATTTCATTATCGCCGTAAAATATAATGAGTAA
- a CDS encoding DUF202 domain-containing protein, whose product EERESGKVRNRRVHMANERTFLAWIRTSIAIMAFGFVVERFALFVRQMAYILGKATSGAAEVEPGAHGYSSILGIFLVGLGALMGVLSFVRYKKIERQIDEDRYQPSLILDTLLAISVLVIAVFLIIYIVHSI is encoded by the coding sequence GGAAGAGAGAGAATCCGGAAAGGTGCGGAATCGCCGTGTTCACATGGCGAACGAGCGGACCTTCCTTGCGTGGATAAGGACGAGCATCGCGATTATGGCCTTCGGTTTTGTCGTCGAGAGGTTCGCCCTGTTTGTGAGGCAGATGGCCTATATTTTGGGGAAGGCGACTTCAGGCGCTGCGGAGGTCGAGCCCGGCGCCCATGGATATTCGTCAATCCTGGGGATATTCCTTGTCGGACTCGGCGCATTGATGGGAGTTCTCTCGTTTGTAAGATACAAGAAGATCGAACGACAGATTGATGAAGACAGGTACCAGCCGTCACTCATCCTCGATACCCTGTTGGCCATATCGGTACTCGTAATCGCGGTCTTCCTCATAATATACATCGTCCATAGTATCTAA
- a CDS encoding MotA/TolQ/ExbB proton channel family protein: MEELYNSFKALQFGGVTIYPLLLLGVMALVIILDKAFVYWRYVRLSASLLKLLEKYRFAWSDLEQQMAVLVPGNYFGRFFQAILDNRANPAWWVESRAADEALLIEKALNRGLWVLETIVTAAPLLGLVGTIIGMMGSFRLIGGSGLVNPTGITAGVAQALIATTLGLIIALIALFAFNFFSYLQSRTMDEMERLGTRLVDHIRMDQEKNGTAA, from the coding sequence ATGGAAGAGCTGTATAATTCATTCAAGGCGCTGCAATTCGGCGGTGTGACGATATATCCACTCCTGCTTTTGGGTGTGATGGCGCTGGTCATCATCCTCGACAAGGCATTTGTATACTGGCGGTATGTCAGGCTCTCGGCCTCCCTGCTGAAGCTGCTTGAAAAATACCGGTTTGCCTGGTCCGACCTTGAGCAGCAGATGGCAGTCCTTGTCCCGGGAAATTACTTCGGTCGCTTCTTTCAAGCAATACTCGATAACCGAGCAAATCCGGCATGGTGGGTTGAGTCCCGTGCAGCGGATGAAGCCCTCCTGATAGAAAAGGCTCTGAACAGGGGACTGTGGGTATTGGAAACTATTGTAACAGCCGCACCCTTACTCGGGCTGGTAGGGACTATCATCGGCATGATGGGCTCATTCAGGTTGATCGGTGGAAGCGGGTTGGTAAACCCGACGGGAATAACCGCCGGAGTGGCCCAAGCCCTGATTGCAACGACGCTCGGCCTTATCATCGCACTTATTGCGCTGTTTGCATTCAACTTCTTTTCATATCTGCAGTCCAGGACCATGGACGAGATGGAACGCCTCGGCACACGCCTGGTGGACCACATACGGATGGACCAGGAAAAGAACGGGACTGCAGCATGA
- a CDS encoding substrate-binding domain-containing protein, whose translation MRISKKYRYKTILLSVFLLSLLPNIAASAGSLTGTGCSVSVPGYLSDLALEYERETGVKIFVLGGGSVRGLADLHEGRVDFAASCQSKSAEDPEDFEYILASWDALVFIVHKSNQVSSISPAQVRDIYEGRIDNWKRLGGPDRRLISIISTPNGMGGIGEALSKMVLNGKRPLQQKNSSLQASSAAIWEQLVEEMPEGFASTGFGSARKRNVKMLKVNGVLPTKDNIISGKYPFRRPLYIVIRKDAKPEVRKFAAFVTSRKGQALISSYGMPSLNDLK comes from the coding sequence GTGCGGATATCCAAGAAATATCGATACAAAACCATTCTCTTGTCGGTTTTTCTCCTGTCCCTCTTGCCGAACATCGCAGCTTCTGCAGGTTCACTCACCGGTACCGGATGCTCTGTGAGCGTTCCCGGATATCTCTCTGATCTTGCCCTGGAGTATGAAAGAGAGACGGGCGTCAAGATCTTCGTTCTCGGCGGCGGCAGCGTGCGGGGTCTTGCCGACTTGCATGAGGGAAGGGTCGATTTCGCTGCGTCGTGCCAGTCAAAGTCTGCCGAGGATCCCGAGGACTTTGAATATATTCTCGCATCCTGGGATGCCCTAGTCTTCATCGTTCACAAATCGAACCAGGTGAGCTCGATATCACCGGCGCAGGTGAGAGACATCTATGAAGGCAGGATAGACAATTGGAAACGCCTTGGTGGTCCTGATCGGAGACTCATATCCATCATCTCGACCCCCAACGGCATGGGCGGCATTGGGGAAGCGCTCAGCAAGATGGTCCTGAACGGGAAGAGGCCGCTGCAGCAGAAGAATTCCTCTCTCCAGGCTTCTTCCGCTGCCATTTGGGAGCAGTTGGTCGAAGAGATGCCCGAGGGATTTGCGAGCACGGGTTTCGGCAGTGCGAGGAAGCGTAATGTGAAGATGCTGAAGGTGAACGGTGTCCTCCCTACGAAGGACAATATCATATCAGGTAAATATCCCTTCAGAAGGCCCCTTTACATCGTAATCAGAAAAGACGCTAAGCCCGAAGTCAGAAAATTCGCAGCATTTGTCACAAGCAGGAAAGGCCAGGCACTGATATCCTCGTACGGCATGCCGTCGCTGAATGATCTGAAGTGA
- the cbiM gene encoding cobalt transporter CbiM, giving the protein MHIPDGYLSPQTYVPLYGASFVFWSVALKKIKKELSAKHVPYLAMAAAFSFLIMMFNVPIPGGTTGHAVGGGIIAILLGPWTAVIAVSVSLIVQAIVFGDGGITAIGANCFNMAVTMPFVSYWVFKLIRGNAVTGARLNIAAFLSGYVGLSVAAIITAIEFGIQPMIASGPDGRPLYAPYPLSVALPAMALEHMLLFSVVEGVVTVLLFKYFAKHEPDLIYALTEKEA; this is encoded by the coding sequence ATGCATATACCTGATGGTTACCTGAGTCCTCAAACATATGTGCCTCTTTATGGAGCATCTTTTGTATTCTGGTCAGTTGCTCTCAAGAAGATAAAGAAAGAGCTTTCTGCAAAGCATGTTCCCTATCTCGCGATGGCGGCGGCCTTCTCTTTTCTTATCATGATGTTCAACGTGCCGATCCCAGGCGGGACCACAGGCCATGCTGTCGGCGGCGGAATCATCGCCATCCTTTTGGGTCCGTGGACAGCAGTGATCGCCGTATCCGTCAGCCTGATAGTTCAGGCTATTGTATTCGGGGACGGGGGGATAACGGCTATCGGCGCTAACTGTTTCAATATGGCAGTGACAATGCCCTTTGTATCTTATTGGGTTTTCAAACTCATAAGAGGAAATGCCGTCACCGGCGCAAGGCTCAATATCGCAGCCTTTCTATCCGGCTATGTCGGGCTTTCTGTGGCAGCAATAATTACAGCGATCGAATTCGGGATTCAACCCATGATCGCAAGCGGGCCTGACGGAAGACCGCTCTATGCGCCTTACCCGCTGTCGGTGGCTCTCCCGGCAATGGCATTGGAACATATGTTGTTATTCAGCGTCGTTGAGGGTGTCGTTACTGTTTTATTATTCAAATATTTCGCTAAGCATGAGCCCGATCTGATATATGCGTTAACTGAGAAGGAGGCATGA
- the nikR gene encoding nickel-responsive transcriptional regulator NikR yields MGVIRFGISLENPLLERFDDLIEKKGYASRSEAIRDLIRDSLVTEEWESFATETVGTITLVYSHDTRELTDTLTDLQHHFHNAIISSMHIHLDEHNCLEVIVVKGKAKDIKTIGDRLIGTRGVKHGKLTVTTTGKHLK; encoded by the coding sequence ATGGGCGTCATCAGATTTGGGATATCACTCGAAAACCCCCTCCTTGAGAGGTTTGACGACCTCATTGAGAAAAAGGGTTATGCAAGCCGGAGCGAGGCCATCAGGGACCTCATCAGGGATAGTCTCGTCACGGAGGAATGGGAGTCCTTTGCCACAGAGACGGTCGGGACAATCACCCTCGTCTATTCCCATGACACAAGGGAATTAACCGATACCCTTACGGACCTCCAACATCATTTCCATAACGCCATCATCTCTTCCATGCACATTCATCTTGACGAACACAACTGCCTTGAGGTGATTGTCGTGAAAGGCAAGGCAAAGGATATCAAGACGATAGGAGACAGACTGATAGGGACAAGGGGAGTGAAGCACGGCAAACTGACCGTGACGACAACCGGAAAACACCTGAAGTAA